One segment of Gordonia terrae DNA contains the following:
- a CDS encoding CoA-binding protein gives MTAPSNTDDVVEQILSTYDAITVVGASANPSKAANEVPAYMKNRGWRIIPVNPTADEIVGEKVYRALADVPEQVGLVDVFRPGPECADVARAAVAAGATALWLQLGIRSAEARAIAEDAGLLYVEDRCLIIEQRRTGIVPG, from the coding sequence ATGACCGCACCGAGCAACACCGACGACGTCGTCGAACAGATCCTGTCCACCTACGACGCGATCACCGTGGTCGGTGCCAGCGCCAATCCGTCGAAGGCCGCCAACGAGGTCCCGGCGTACATGAAGAACCGCGGTTGGCGGATCATCCCGGTGAACCCCACCGCCGACGAGATCGTCGGCGAGAAGGTGTATCGGGCCCTCGCCGATGTCCCCGAACAGGTCGGCCTCGTCGACGTCTTCCGCCCCGGGCCCGAATGTGCCGACGTCGCCCGGGCTGCCGTCGCGGCCGGTGCGACCGCACTGTGGCTGCAGCTCGGAATCCGATCGGCGGAGGCGCGGGCGATCGCCGAGGACGCCGGCCTGCTGTATGTCGAGGATCGCTGCCTGATCATCGAGCAGCGCCGCACCGGCATCGTTCCCGGCTGA
- a CDS encoding TetR/AcrR family transcriptional regulator: MSTGTGEAVPGRPRDVRIDSAVLDAAAELVVDVGYRKLTMAAIADRAGTTKTALYRRWSGKAELIHDLAFSRMARLPPSSGEVEADLRIMVAAARDLFASPVTRAALPGLISDMAAEPELSARVHAGFAEVFGALRDRLVTAVDRGEVHPDVDPDRLIEVVGGAAMLHALLLDDREFDTAWADQLSALVVHGVLR, translated from the coding sequence ATGAGCACCGGGACGGGAGAAGCGGTCCCGGGGCGTCCCCGCGACGTCCGGATCGATTCGGCGGTGCTCGACGCCGCTGCGGAACTGGTCGTCGACGTCGGCTATCGGAAACTGACGATGGCTGCGATCGCCGATCGCGCGGGGACGACGAAGACCGCGCTCTACCGCCGCTGGTCGGGCAAAGCTGAGCTTATCCACGATCTCGCGTTCTCCCGGATGGCGCGGCTCCCTCCGTCCAGCGGTGAGGTCGAGGCCGACCTCCGCATCATGGTCGCGGCGGCTCGCGACCTCTTCGCCAGCCCGGTGACCCGTGCCGCACTGCCCGGCCTGATCTCGGACATGGCTGCCGAACCCGAACTGTCGGCGCGTGTGCACGCCGGCTTCGCAGAGGTGTTCGGCGCATTGCGTGACCGGTTGGTGACCGCCGTCGACCGCGGCGAGGTGCATCCCGATGTGGATCCGGATCGGCTCATCGAGGTCGTCGGTGGAGCCGCGATGTTGCACGCACTGCTGCTCGACGACCGTGAGTTCGACACCGCGTGGGCCGATCAACTCAGCGCGCTGGTCGTGCACGGAGTTCTGCGCTAG
- a CDS encoding phosphotransferase family protein encodes MATEPAVEQVDHLQRSSRDNASVPDTLARWLAGQSDTPDALPEVTVTASGDSNGMSSETIPVSVSWPGEPTRHWVMRMAPSSADVPVFRSYRMDHQYATMRLIARLSDVPVPAVHHLEPSGALLGAPFFLMDRCEGEVPPDVMPYTFGDNWFGDASEADRRRAQDSAVGVIADLHSIPDAAQQFGFLADDLPAGDTPLARLLAWLQDWYDFSVEGIGRSPLVERALAWLADNFPDDVAHTEPVLSWGDSRIGNMMFADFTATAVLDWEMARIGPRELDVAWVVFAHRVFHELATMAGLPGLPDLLRESDVRDTYRQRTGVELGDLRWFYVHAAVQWCCVFMRTGARRVHFGELERPDDVDGTLFYHRPLLERLLEEN; translated from the coding sequence ATGGCCACCGAACCCGCCGTCGAGCAGGTCGACCATCTGCAGCGTTCCAGCCGGGACAACGCCTCGGTCCCGGACACACTCGCGCGCTGGCTGGCCGGGCAGAGCGACACCCCCGACGCCCTGCCCGAGGTCACGGTCACCGCGAGTGGGGACAGCAACGGCATGTCGTCGGAGACGATCCCGGTGTCGGTGTCCTGGCCCGGCGAACCCACCCGGCACTGGGTGATGCGGATGGCGCCGTCGAGCGCCGACGTTCCCGTGTTCCGCTCCTACCGGATGGACCATCAGTACGCGACGATGCGGCTGATCGCCCGGCTCAGCGACGTCCCGGTCCCCGCGGTACACCACCTCGAACCGAGTGGCGCCCTCCTGGGTGCGCCGTTCTTCCTGATGGACCGGTGCGAGGGCGAGGTCCCGCCCGACGTGATGCCGTACACGTTCGGCGACAACTGGTTCGGGGACGCCTCCGAGGCCGATCGCCGTCGGGCCCAGGACTCTGCGGTCGGCGTGATCGCCGACCTCCACTCCATCCCCGACGCGGCGCAGCAGTTCGGCTTCCTCGCCGACGACCTCCCCGCGGGTGACACCCCCCTTGCTCGTCTGCTCGCCTGGCTGCAGGACTGGTACGACTTCTCGGTGGAGGGGATCGGCCGTTCGCCCCTGGTCGAACGCGCGCTCGCCTGGCTCGCCGACAACTTCCCCGACGACGTCGCGCACACCGAACCCGTCCTGTCCTGGGGTGATTCGCGCATCGGCAACATGATGTTCGCCGACTTCACGGCCACGGCGGTCCTCGACTGGGAGATGGCACGTATCGGCCCGCGCGAACTCGACGTCGCATGGGTGGTGTTCGCACACCGTGTCTTTCACGAGCTGGCGACGATGGCGGGCCTGCCGGGCCTGCCGGACCTACTGCGCGAGAGCGACGTCCGCGACACCTACCGGCAACGGACCGGTGTCGAACTCGGCGACCTGCGCTGGTTCTACGTCCACGCCGCCGTGCAGTGGTGTTGCGTCTTCATGCGCACCGGTGCGCGGCGCGTGCACTTCGGCGAACTCGAACGCCCCGACGACGTCGACGGCACCCTGTTCTACCACCGACCACTGCTCGAACGACTTCTCGAGGAGAACTGA
- a CDS encoding response regulator transcription factor, producing MSRVLIAEDDARIASFIGNGLRAAGYSTEHVSDGLSALEAVRSGAFDMVVLDIGLPAMDGFDVLYSMRGEGISTPVVVLTARDSVSDTVNGLEGGANDYMTKPFQFAELLARIRLRLVDDSAVASENLLSAGDLRLDLKSRRARVGTETFDLTAREFALLEVFLRHPDQVLSREQILGHVWGYDFDPASNVVDVYVRALRNKIGSHRLETVRGMGYRLRVVD from the coding sequence ATGAGCCGTGTCTTGATCGCGGAGGACGACGCGCGGATCGCGTCGTTCATCGGCAACGGCCTGCGTGCGGCGGGTTACAGCACCGAGCATGTGTCCGACGGACTGTCCGCGCTCGAGGCAGTGCGCAGCGGCGCTTTCGACATGGTCGTCCTCGACATCGGACTCCCGGCGATGGACGGCTTCGACGTGTTGTATTCCATGCGCGGCGAGGGGATCTCGACACCGGTCGTCGTCCTCACGGCCAGGGACAGCGTGAGCGACACGGTGAACGGGCTCGAGGGTGGGGCCAACGACTACATGACCAAACCCTTTCAGTTCGCCGAGTTGCTCGCCCGCATCCGGTTACGGCTCGTCGACGATTCGGCGGTCGCGTCGGAGAACCTGCTGTCCGCCGGGGACCTGCGTCTGGACCTGAAGTCGCGACGAGCGCGCGTGGGCACCGAGACCTTCGACCTCACCGCGCGTGAGTTCGCCCTGCTGGAAGTGTTTCTGCGGCACCCGGATCAGGTGCTGTCACGCGAGCAGATCCTCGGTCACGTGTGGGGCTACGACTTCGATCCCGCGTCGAACGTGGTCGACGTCTACGTACGGGCGCTCCGCAACAAGATCGGTTCGCATCGGCTCGAGACCGTGCGCGGCATGGGTTATCGGCTTCGCGTCGTCGACTAG
- a CDS encoding sensor histidine kinase, with product MLTTFLLLVVVFVVTRNLLLRDVDSRANHDVAQEASEFRTFAAEGVDPTTTEPFTSVSRLLEVFLSRQSAGQGEVMAGVVGDTEILELPGNAWPAAGEGRRVLDELRAQTGPAGVLMTDHGEIRWGKVDLEPVGSGTADPAAESAQPGTFIVGIYTDPGRELVDRTMRVLAIVGLAGMIVTTGVAYLVAGRILAPVRSVRMVAAEIGENDLTARVPVIGRDDVAALAQTFNAMLDRIEDAYTTQRQFVDDAGHELRTPITVVRGHLELLPDDPEERRKTLDLVDSELGRMGRIVGDLLMLAKSEQPDFVVVRPTDAAQLMLDIESKVQPLGDRQWLLMEVAEGPCTVDHERITQAMLQYASNAVRHTREGSVIQLGSRFAGIGAQRHLCIWITDDGPGVEQEDAARIFERFQRGRSGSAPQHSSGAGLGLAIVRAIADAHHGIAWVRSVPGHGATFGIDVPVPDMTTYVDTASSAPGEGERR from the coding sequence ATGCTCACGACGTTCTTGCTGCTGGTGGTGGTGTTCGTGGTGACGCGCAATCTGTTGCTCCGCGACGTCGACAGCCGGGCGAACCACGACGTCGCACAGGAGGCCAGCGAGTTCCGGACGTTCGCGGCCGAGGGGGTCGACCCGACGACCACCGAACCCTTCACCTCGGTGTCGCGGCTGTTGGAGGTGTTTCTCTCTCGGCAGTCGGCCGGGCAGGGCGAGGTCATGGCCGGCGTCGTCGGGGACACCGAGATCCTGGAACTCCCCGGTAACGCCTGGCCGGCCGCGGGTGAGGGCCGCCGGGTGCTCGACGAGCTGCGGGCCCAGACCGGTCCGGCCGGCGTGTTGATGACCGATCACGGCGAGATCCGCTGGGGGAAGGTCGATCTGGAGCCCGTCGGCTCCGGGACAGCGGATCCGGCCGCGGAGTCGGCGCAACCGGGGACGTTCATCGTCGGCATCTACACCGACCCCGGTCGGGAACTGGTGGACCGTACGATGCGGGTCCTCGCGATCGTGGGACTCGCCGGCATGATCGTCACCACCGGGGTGGCGTACCTGGTGGCCGGCCGGATTCTGGCGCCGGTGCGGAGTGTGCGGATGGTCGCCGCGGAGATCGGCGAGAACGACCTCACCGCGCGCGTGCCGGTCATCGGGCGTGATGACGTGGCCGCGCTGGCGCAGACCTTCAATGCGATGCTCGACCGGATCGAGGACGCCTATACGACGCAGCGTCAGTTCGTCGACGATGCCGGCCACGAGCTGCGGACCCCCATCACGGTCGTGCGTGGTCATCTCGAACTCCTGCCCGACGATCCGGAGGAGCGCCGGAAGACGCTCGACCTCGTCGACAGCGAGCTGGGGCGGATGGGGCGCATCGTCGGGGATCTGCTCATGCTGGCGAAGTCCGAGCAACCCGACTTCGTGGTGGTCAGGCCGACCGACGCGGCGCAGCTGATGCTCGACATCGAGTCCAAGGTGCAACCGCTCGGTGATCGGCAATGGTTGCTCATGGAGGTCGCCGAGGGCCCGTGCACCGTCGATCACGAGCGGATCACCCAGGCGATGCTGCAGTACGCCTCGAATGCGGTCCGGCATACGCGCGAGGGCTCCGTCATCCAGTTGGGTTCTCGCTTCGCCGGCATCGGAGCGCAGCGCCATCTGTGCATCTGGATCACCGACGACGGCCCGGGTGTCGAGCAGGAGGACGCTGCGCGGATTTTCGAGCGCTTCCAGCGCGGACGGTCGGGGTCGGCACCCCAGCACTCGTCCGGTGCCGGACTGGGACTCGCGATCGTGCGGGCCATTGCCGACGCACACCACGGAATCGCCTGGGTACGTAGTGTTCCCGGGCACGGTGCGACGTTCGGCATCGATGTCCCCGTCCCCGACATGACCACCTACGTCGACACAGCGTCGTCGGCACCAGGAGAAGGAGAACGGCGATGA
- a CDS encoding type 1 glutamine amidotransferase domain-containing protein → MAEELNGTTIAFLVAQEGAEQVELTEPWKSVEACGGKPVLVSTDSGTVQAFDHLDKADTFPVDLTLEDARVMDFDALVLPGGVANPDFLRASEPAVRFVRSFFEAGKPVAAICHAPWTLIEADVVRGRTLTSFPSVRTDVINAGGTWVDEEVVTCRDGDNVLITSRKPDDLAAFNAAIVAEFAHSNAAT, encoded by the coding sequence ATGGCCGAAGAACTCAACGGCACCACCATCGCATTCCTGGTCGCCCAGGAGGGCGCCGAGCAGGTCGAACTCACCGAACCATGGAAGTCGGTCGAGGCGTGCGGCGGAAAGCCCGTCCTGGTGTCCACCGACTCCGGGACCGTCCAGGCGTTCGACCACCTCGACAAGGCCGACACCTTTCCGGTCGACCTCACTCTCGAAGACGCGCGTGTGATGGACTTCGACGCGCTCGTCCTGCCCGGTGGTGTCGCCAACCCCGATTTCCTCCGTGCCTCGGAACCCGCCGTGCGGTTCGTGCGCAGCTTCTTCGAGGCAGGTAAACCGGTGGCAGCCATCTGCCATGCGCCGTGGACGCTGATCGAGGCCGATGTGGTCCGTGGGCGGACACTCACGTCCTTCCCGAGCGTGCGGACCGATGTGATCAATGCCGGCGGCACCTGGGTCGACGAAGAGGTCGTCACGTGCCGGGACGGGGACAACGTGCTGATCACCAGTCGCAAGCCCGACGACCTGGCAGCGTTCAACGCCGCGATCGTGGCCGAATTCGCCCACAGCAACGCCGCGACCTGA
- a CDS encoding maleylpyruvate isomerase family mycothiol-dependent enzyme: MSEGALSRAVDDFTAGARHLTELVALIDDDRWDGPGLGEWSLRSLVGHASRSLTTVVSYLAEPGSDIELDSTAAYFASIQGYGDPASVRQRGVDAGLALGDDPRAGVLERRDQAIRALAGERDRPLTTPFGGIMLSDYLPTRTFELAVHGLDISRAIDADLPLPAPVLASALSTTTAIATRIGQGERVLLTLTGRESEPPTLV; the protein is encoded by the coding sequence ATGAGCGAGGGGGCACTGTCGCGCGCGGTCGACGACTTCACGGCCGGCGCCCGGCATCTGACGGAATTGGTTGCCCTGATCGATGACGACCGATGGGACGGTCCGGGGCTGGGGGAGTGGTCGCTGAGATCGCTCGTCGGACACGCGAGTCGGTCGCTGACCACCGTGGTCAGCTATCTGGCCGAGCCGGGCTCGGACATCGAGTTGGATTCGACAGCAGCGTATTTCGCGTCCATCCAGGGATACGGCGACCCCGCCTCGGTCCGGCAGCGCGGAGTCGACGCCGGCCTGGCACTGGGGGACGATCCACGGGCGGGGGTGCTCGAGCGCCGCGACCAGGCCATCAGAGCACTTGCGGGAGAACGTGACCGGCCGCTGACCACACCGTTCGGCGGCATCATGCTGTCCGATTATCTGCCGACCCGGACCTTCGAACTCGCGGTGCACGGCCTCGACATCTCCCGCGCGATCGACGCCGACCTACCGCTCCCGGCGCCGGTGCTCGCGTCAGCACTGTCCACCACGACGGCGATAGCAACACGGATCGGCCAGGGTGAGCGAGTGCTGCTCACCCTGACCGGTCGCGAATCCGAGCCGCCGACCCTCGTCTGA
- a CDS encoding OPT family oligopeptide transporter codes for MATAPPATANLRELTFRGAVLGGIITLVFTAANVYLGLKVGLTFATAIPAAVISMSILRYFANHSVVENNIVQTIASAAGTLSAIIFVIPGLVIIGWWTGFPYWITVAVCAIGGILGVMYSIPLRRALVTGSDLPYPEGVAAAEVLKVGDSAGGATENKAGLRTIILGSVASAGFALLTKLKVLSDSISATIKIGTGGTLFSAGLSMSLIGIGHLVGVTVGVAMLVGVVISYVVLLPIETQGQTAGEDLADAVSAIFANDVRLIGAGAIAIAAIWTLIKVIGPIVRGIRAAMVSSRSRREGVTVDITERDMPINIVGGSILVLLIPIGVLLWDFVHDTVLEGNATGIIAVSIVFVFVIGLAVASVCGYMAGLIGSSNSPISGVGILVVLIAALLVKLTFGPADASQTDALIAYTLFTAAVVFGVATISNDNLQDLKTGQLVGATPWKQQVALIIGVLFGSAVIPPILQLMYDAFGFVGAPGATEDALAAPQAGLLTTLAQGVLGADLNWGLIGIGALIGAAVIVIDELLGRAGRFRLPPLAVGMGMYLPMSVVLVIPIGAFIGHYYNRWAERSGGAVEHKKRMGVLLATGLIVGEALFGVVFAGIVAATGDDSALAIVGDGFERWAQILGVIVFAATIALLYDRVRKIATASGTTSSTTAGTPKD; via the coding sequence ATGGCGACTGCGCCTCCGGCCACCGCGAACCTACGTGAGCTGACTTTTCGAGGCGCGGTCCTCGGCGGGATCATCACGCTGGTCTTCACCGCCGCCAACGTCTACCTCGGGCTCAAGGTGGGTCTCACCTTCGCCACCGCGATCCCGGCGGCCGTCATCTCGATGAGCATCCTGCGGTACTTCGCGAACCACTCGGTGGTGGAGAACAACATCGTCCAGACCATCGCGTCCGCGGCCGGGACGCTGTCGGCGATCATCTTCGTCATCCCCGGTCTGGTGATCATCGGGTGGTGGACCGGATTCCCCTACTGGATCACGGTGGCTGTCTGCGCGATCGGCGGCATCCTCGGCGTCATGTACTCCATTCCGCTGCGCCGCGCGCTGGTCACCGGATCCGATCTGCCCTACCCCGAAGGTGTTGCGGCGGCCGAGGTCCTGAAGGTCGGCGATTCCGCCGGCGGCGCCACCGAGAACAAGGCGGGCCTGCGCACGATCATCCTGGGCTCGGTCGCGTCCGCCGGTTTCGCGTTGCTCACCAAACTGAAGGTGCTCAGCGACTCGATCTCGGCGACGATCAAGATCGGCACGGGCGGAACGCTCTTCAGTGCCGGACTGTCGATGTCGCTGATCGGCATCGGCCATCTCGTCGGGGTGACCGTCGGTGTCGCCATGCTCGTCGGGGTGGTGATCTCCTACGTCGTCCTGCTGCCCATCGAGACCCAGGGGCAGACGGCGGGGGAGGATCTCGCCGACGCCGTCAGCGCGATCTTCGCCAATGACGTGCGGCTCATCGGCGCCGGTGCGATTGCCATCGCGGCCATCTGGACCCTGATCAAGGTCATCGGGCCGATCGTGCGCGGAATCCGGGCGGCCATGGTCTCGTCGCGGTCACGCCGTGAGGGGGTGACCGTCGACATCACCGAGCGGGACATGCCGATCAACATCGTCGGCGGCAGCATCCTCGTGCTGCTCATCCCGATCGGGGTGCTGCTGTGGGACTTCGTCCACGACACGGTGCTGGAGGGCAACGCCACCGGGATCATCGCGGTCAGCATCGTCTTCGTCTTCGTCATCGGACTGGCCGTCGCCTCGGTGTGTGGTTACATGGCGGGCCTCATCGGGTCGTCGAACAGTCCGATCTCCGGTGTCGGCATCCTGGTGGTACTGATCGCTGCACTGCTCGTCAAGCTGACCTTCGGGCCGGCGGACGCGTCGCAGACCGACGCGCTCATCGCCTACACGCTGTTCACCGCCGCGGTGGTCTTCGGCGTCGCGACGATCTCCAACGACAACCTGCAGGACCTGAAGACCGGTCAGCTGGTCGGGGCGACACCGTGGAAACAGCAGGTGGCCCTGATCATCGGCGTGCTGTTCGGCTCCGCCGTGATCCCGCCGATCCTGCAGCTGATGTACGACGCCTTCGGTTTCGTCGGAGCGCCGGGAGCGACGGAGGATGCCCTCGCGGCACCGCAGGCCGGCCTGTTGACGACTCTTGCGCAGGGCGTGCTGGGGGCGGACCTGAACTGGGGGCTCATCGGTATCGGGGCGCTGATCGGCGCGGCGGTGATCGTGATCGACGAACTCCTCGGTCGCGCAGGGCGATTCCGGTTGCCACCGCTGGCCGTCGGCATGGGCATGTACCTGCCGATGTCAGTCGTCCTGGTGATCCCGATCGGTGCCTTCATCGGTCACTACTACAACCGGTGGGCCGAACGCAGCGGCGGCGCAGTCGAACACAAGAAACGGATGGGTGTTCTGCTGGCCACCGGTCTGATCGTCGGCGAGGCGCTCTTCGGTGTGGTCTTCGCCGGGATCGTCGCGGCCACCGGCGACGACTCGGCTCTGGCGATCGTCGGTGACGGGTTCGAGCGGTGGGCCCAGATCCTCGGCGTCATCGTCTTCGCCGCGACCATCGCACTCCTCTACGACCGTGTCCGCAAGATCGCCACCGCGAGCGGGACCACGTCGTCGACCACCGCCGGGACACCGAAGGACTGA
- a CDS encoding TetR/AcrR family transcriptional regulator, with the protein MSEGKSEQSARTRALLIGAAEKLIALNGVAAVSSRQISKAAGQGNNYAVGHHFGSKDDLLRATLTSHNIPIERLRRRCLAEVGPEPGVRDWLRCLVGPEVEYLAELGPPSYFARFFAQVSSDPSATVLLYEETARSEVLMTILDRFYATLPTLSDDVLEVRNNLTRHMIVNALADIERAGEAEAGAASRTWQHQRDLVVDALTGMWLAPVTP; encoded by the coding sequence ATGAGCGAAGGGAAGTCGGAGCAGTCTGCCCGCACTCGCGCGCTCCTGATCGGCGCAGCCGAGAAGCTGATCGCCCTCAACGGCGTGGCCGCCGTCTCCAGCCGCCAGATCAGCAAGGCGGCGGGTCAAGGCAACAACTACGCCGTCGGACATCACTTCGGTTCCAAGGACGATCTGCTTCGCGCGACATTGACCTCGCACAACATCCCGATCGAACGGTTGCGTCGCAGATGCCTGGCCGAGGTCGGACCCGAACCGGGGGTTCGCGACTGGCTCCGCTGTCTCGTCGGGCCGGAGGTCGAGTATCTGGCGGAACTCGGCCCGCCCAGCTACTTCGCCCGGTTCTTCGCCCAGGTGTCCAGTGACCCGTCCGCGACCGTCCTGCTCTATGAGGAGACCGCACGATCGGAAGTCCTCATGACGATCCTCGACCGGTTCTACGCCACCTTGCCGACCCTCTCGGACGACGTGCTCGAGGTGCGTAACAACCTGACGCGCCACATGATCGTCAACGCGCTGGCCGACATCGAGCGCGCGGGCGAGGCCGAGGCGGGCGCTGCATCTCGGACCTGGCAGCACCAGCGCGATCTCGTCGTCGACGCTCTGACCGGGATGTGGCTCGCCCCGGTCACCCCGTGA
- a CDS encoding GMC oxidoreductase translates to MTGALPTRRTFLRAAAVTAAGTAAAVANGGGRASADPSRRIRRTREEHRVVIVGSGFGGGVAALRLAQAGVPVLLLERGRRWPTGPNSETFPRASSPDKRMLWHESTPNLFGKPLSVEPYVGLFESVSGANMTALCPAGLGGGSLVYQGMTLQPSEAVFNEHFPDALDWQLMNRVHYPRVARMLKVAVAPDSVVRSPQYLAPRQFAKRVRAEGLRLEKIPMPIDWGYAAAELRGEMKPAYTNGDGAIGVNNGGKHSVDVTYIREAEATGRVQVRTLHTVRQVARRPDGRWSLDVERTDESGKVLEHKELIARTLILSAGSVNTTKLLVKARATGTVPDLPDGLGHGWGTNADRIYTWTSPSIDFGKVQGGPVVFGSPNWSDPKSAFTIIQASLPPLPVYAGTTMMVGFGVSSGRGVIAYDSAIGDALIRWPHEGDSEIQTKHIDRTVRRIAGPDAILTDTNAVFPSTWHALGGANMGTVCDLEGRVEGQRGLYVIDGALMPGNTAACNPSMTIAAVAERALDRIVAHDVGAVI, encoded by the coding sequence ATGACCGGGGCACTTCCGACGAGACGGACTTTTCTTCGTGCCGCAGCGGTGACCGCCGCGGGAACGGCGGCCGCGGTGGCCAACGGTGGCGGCCGGGCGTCGGCCGACCCGTCGCGACGAATCAGGCGGACGCGCGAAGAGCATCGCGTGGTGATCGTCGGCTCGGGATTCGGCGGCGGCGTCGCGGCGCTCCGCCTCGCCCAGGCGGGAGTGCCGGTCCTGTTGCTCGAGCGAGGCCGGCGATGGCCGACGGGACCGAACTCGGAGACCTTTCCGCGTGCGTCGAGTCCGGACAAGCGAATGCTGTGGCATGAGTCGACCCCGAACCTCTTCGGCAAGCCGCTGAGCGTCGAACCCTATGTGGGACTGTTCGAATCGGTTTCCGGTGCCAACATGACCGCACTGTGTCCGGCCGGCCTCGGCGGTGGTTCCCTCGTCTACCAGGGCATGACATTGCAACCGAGCGAGGCGGTGTTCAACGAGCATTTCCCCGACGCGCTCGACTGGCAACTGATGAACCGGGTGCACTATCCGAGGGTCGCGCGGATGCTGAAGGTCGCGGTCGCCCCCGATTCGGTGGTGCGGTCCCCGCAGTACCTGGCGCCGCGACAATTCGCGAAACGGGTCCGGGCCGAAGGGCTGCGGCTGGAGAAGATCCCGATGCCGATCGACTGGGGTTACGCCGCAGCCGAATTGCGCGGCGAGATGAAACCCGCTTACACCAACGGCGACGGCGCCATCGGTGTGAACAACGGCGGCAAGCACAGCGTCGACGTCACCTACATCCGTGAGGCCGAGGCAACCGGGCGCGTTCAGGTCCGCACCCTGCACACGGTGCGCCAGGTCGCACGCCGCCCCGACGGCCGGTGGTCCCTCGACGTCGAACGCACCGACGAGTCCGGAAAAGTGTTGGAGCACAAGGAGCTGATCGCGCGCACTCTCATCCTGTCGGCGGGCAGCGTGAACACCACCAAGTTGCTCGTCAAGGCGCGTGCGACGGGTACTGTGCCCGACCTGCCGGACGGTCTGGGGCACGGATGGGGCACCAACGCCGACCGGATCTACACCTGGACCAGTCCGAGCATCGACTTCGGGAAGGTGCAGGGCGGCCCGGTCGTCTTCGGCAGTCCCAACTGGAGTGACCCGAAAAGTGCGTTCACCATCATCCAGGCGTCCCTCCCGCCGCTGCCGGTGTACGCCGGCACCACGATGATGGTCGGCTTCGGCGTGAGCTCGGGCCGTGGTGTCATCGCCTACGACTCGGCGATCGGGGACGCGCTCATCCGATGGCCGCACGAGGGCGATTCGGAGATCCAGACCAAGCACATCGATCGGACGGTTCGGCGGATCGCCGGGCCCGACGCGATCCTCACCGACACCAACGCGGTGTTCCCGTCGACCTGGCATGCCCTCGGTGGGGCCAACATGGGCACGGTCTGCGACCTCGAGGGGCGGGTCGAGGGCCAGCGCGGACTCTACGTGATCGACGGCGCGCTCATGCCGGGCAACACCGCGGCATGCAATCCGTCGATGACCATCGCCGCGGTGGCCGAGCGGGCACTGGACCGGATCGTCGCCCATGACGTCGGCGCGGTGATCTGA
- a CDS encoding SDR family oxidoreductase, translating into MSDHLQGKTIIITGAGGGFGKVIAQMCAAQGAHVVGVDIDADGLAGVVEGIADAGGSAVAHVADVTDMDQMRSAAASAVERFGAIDVIVNNAGVMPLAFFADHERAWEKWHKAIDINIKGVVNGISAVYDQMIAQGRGQVVNIASIYGNGGFEGSGVYSATKAAVTMLSDSLRIEAKGKIKVTTVKPTGVAGTNLASWIVNDRAIRGIVGQRAASYREHVTELVQGTLPAELTDVDSVKYWLITPEDLARAVVHVIDQPWGISLSDVTVRASGEDYLY; encoded by the coding sequence ATGTCTGATCATCTGCAGGGCAAGACCATCATCATCACCGGTGCCGGAGGAGGTTTCGGCAAGGTCATCGCGCAGATGTGTGCGGCGCAGGGCGCCCATGTCGTCGGTGTCGACATCGACGCCGACGGACTCGCCGGGGTCGTCGAGGGCATCGCCGACGCAGGCGGGTCGGCCGTCGCACACGTCGCGGATGTCACCGACATGGACCAGATGAGGAGCGCCGCGGCGTCGGCGGTGGAACGCTTCGGTGCGATCGACGTGATCGTGAACAATGCCGGGGTCATGCCGCTGGCGTTCTTCGCCGACCACGAACGTGCCTGGGAGAAATGGCACAAGGCCATCGACATCAACATCAAGGGTGTCGTGAACGGCATCTCCGCGGTCTACGACCAGATGATCGCGCAGGGCCGGGGTCAGGTGGTGAACATCGCGTCGATCTACGGCAACGGCGGATTCGAGGGCTCGGGTGTCTACAGCGCCACCAAGGCTGCGGTGACGATGCTGTCGGACTCGTTGCGCATCGAGGCCAAGGGCAAGATCAAGGTCACGACGGTCAAACCCACCGGCGTCGCGGGCACCAACCTGGCGAGCTGGATCGTCAACGACCGCGCGATCCGCGGGATCGTCGGACAGCGCGCCGCGTCGTATCGCGAGCACGTCACCGAGTTGGTGCAGGGCACCCTGCCCGCCGAACTCACCGATGTCGACTCGGTGAAGTACTGGCTCATCACCCCGGAGGACCTCGCCCGGGCGGTGGTCCACGTCATCGACCAGCCGTGGGGGATCAGCCTGTCCGATGTGACGGTGCGGGCCAGCGGCGAGGACTACCTGTACTGA